The window AGGGAACCGGCTCACTGTAAATGAAGCCGGCGCTGTAATTGAAAACCAAAAGCTTGCAATCGAAGGAAAGCGGCATGATGTCTCAGAGGTGCGAAACTACTGGGCTGCCTTATTATTCGTAGAGGAGTGCGCCGCGAAGAAAATCACATTAACCGAGGAATTAATTCGCAAACTACATGCAATTGTAGAAAAGGGTAAAAGAGCAAGACAGACCCCGTATCGCGACGGCCAAAACGTAATAAGGAACAGCATTTCGGGCTCAATCACCTATTTGCCACCGGAAGCGGCTGACATTCCGCCGCTCATGTCCGGATTGGCAGCATGGGTAAAACAAGCTGAAAAAGACAATATTCCCATACCTCTTATCGCGGCTTTGATACATTATCAATTCGTCACCATACATCCGTTTTACGACGGCAATGGCCGGACCGCAAGGCTTCTGGCAACATTCATACTGCACCGGCGCGGTTACGGCTTAAACGGTTTTTTCTCTCTGGAAGAACACCACGCCAAAGATTTAAACAGCTACTACCGGGCACTTATAGTTCATCCACACCACAATTACTATATGGGCCGGTCCAAAGCCGACTTAACCGGGTGGGTCGAATATTTCACAGGGGTGTTGGCAAAAGTTTTCACTGAGGCAAAAAACGAAGCGATAAGGCTATCCAAGGAAAACATTCCACCGGAGCCTGAGCAAATCCGCTCTCTGGATCGCAGGGCGCGGATAATATTAGGGCTTTTCTCGGGAAACGAAGAAATAACTTCGGCGGACGTTGCGTCGGCTTTGGGACTCTCCCAAAGGACGGCTCGCGAACTGATCAAAGAATGGGTACAACAGGGCATGCTGGTTCCCGAAACGGCGTCGAATAAAAATCGAAGATACCGTTTATCGGCAATTTATCGGCAGCATATCGGCAATTTATCGGCAATATAACGGAACATCGACTTGCCTCACCCCCGGCCTAACCCGCCGGGGGTTTTCCTTTTTTTTAGAGTAAAAAACATGCAGGCGTCAACAAAAACAAAGCCTGCCGAAGGAAAGGAGGGCAATAAATGATTGCCGATTTCAAAAAGTTCAAACGGTAACCGTACCATAATGTCCCCATAGGGGGTTGCAAAAAGAAACGCCGCGCAGCGTCCCAACTGGCTTCGCCTGGCCGGTCCCGGCGGGCAAAAATCGGTAAAAATTGAAAAACCAAAGCAGAACTTGCAGCGCGCCGTCGAAAAAGCGGCCGCCGCACCAAGACCACCGAAAGAAAGGAGGTGTTTGGCGCAGCCGGCCGCTTGTGGAAGGCTGCGCTACAGGATGCAAATCAGAGACCTGTTAGGTGTTAAAAACACCACCCGCGCCTGGCAACGCGGAGGAAAAATCGCATGGTCGGACAAAAAGCGTGTAATCGACACGTCGGCGTCCGACGGATGGGCTCTTGAAAGAGCGAGGGAAATCGCTAACACGTGTAAAGAAGTACGCATCAAGCGATTTAACAAAGACGAACCGCTCTGCGTCATTTACAACGTTGCGAGTTAAAAAACAACGGCAAGCCAGGCCGTTTAAAAATCCCCGATAGGGAAGGAGTGGCTTCAATGATCCTTATCAACTTCTCCGGCCACCCCGTCCCAATCCGGGGTGCGGAAAAAGTTTCTATTGTAGAGATAGACCTGCCGGTGGTATCGCCTACCACCGGAGCGATACTGACCGCCGCCCGTCGCATGTTCGATGAAGCTGAGGAGCGGGTGGCAGAAGCGATCGCTCGCGGGGAATATCAGATGCTGCTGCCGGGGTACGCGCCTTTGGCGGCGGCGCTGATTACCGAATCCGCCGGCCGGTCCGGCAGGTTGCCGGCGGTGAGGTGGACCATCCGGAGGGGTAACAAGTACGTCTGCACCCCTCCATTGAATCTCCAGGCGGCGAGAACCGCTGCCAGAGGGAGGCGAAAAGTGTGATTGTGGTATACTGCGATGGACTGTGCGAACCGCTCAATCCCGGTGGCACGGCCACTTACGGCTGGGTAGCTTACAGGGACGGCCAAAAACTGCGCGAAGACTGCGCTATGGTCTGCTCAGGGCCGGAAGCCACCAACAACGTCGCGGAGTACAGCGCGGTCATTTTCGCTTTGAAATGGCTTTTGGAAAACGGCCGCGAAAGCGAAAAGATAGTGGTCTGCTCCGACAGCCAGCTATGTATATACCAGCTAACCGGCGATTACGCCGTCCGCTCCGGGCGAATACGGCCGTTATACGAACAGGCTCGGGCGCTGGCGCGAAAGTTCAAGTTCCTTGAGTTCCGCTGGGTGCCGCGCGAAGAAAATAAAGAAGCCGACGCTCTTTCGCGCAAAGCCTACGCCGGGGCGGCCAAATCGTCCAGGGAAGAAAAGGCAAATGCTTTGCTCAAGAACGTAGAGCGCCTGGACTGTACGCAGTACCGGGTAAGGTCGCAAAACGGCAGCAGGACATACCTGGTGGACACGTCAGTACCGGCCTGCACCTGCCCGGACTTCCTCGGGCGGTGTCTAAAGGCCGGGATTAAATGCAAACACATCCTGGCGGCTGAAAAGGCCGCCGAATAGAATATGCCCACCTGCAGGGGCAAAAAAACTGCGGCGCCTGTTTATCAAAAAACGGGGCCGCAGGCCCCGGCAGGCGTGGGAGGAAGAATGGCGGAGCTAGACAAAGAACAATACCGTGAAGTAATCGAAAAATGCCTGGCCATCTGTCCGACGAAAGTCGCGGCGTTCATGCAGGCGGCGGAAGAGTTGAGCACCACGTATTGTTCGGTGAAAGAGTGCTACTACAAATATGTTTATAAAAACGGCTCAAGCGCGCCTCAACCGGCCAGGAATACTGCCGGCAAATCGGATGAACATGTCAGATTCACCCCGTTCAACAAAGAGCAGGTTTACGACATGCTTAAACAAAAAGCGGCTGAATTGGGCAGGCCGCTCACATCGGCGGACTTAAGGGATGTAGCGAAAGAATCCGGCGTCAAATATCATGCCGTGCTTTCAATGTGGGGTAGTCTCTGTCACAAGGACGAACTGCCGACGAAGGCCGATTTGATCAGGGATTTAAAGGAACAGGTAGAGTCGCTTAAAATCGCTCTTGCGAAAAAGAGCGAAGAACTCAAAAAATACCGGGAGTTCATAAACCCGCACGAGCTATCCGATCTCCAGCGGGCGCTCGATACGGCCGGGCAAAAAATCGCTGCTTTAATACGCGTTAACATGATGTATCTCAACATGTTGCACGCGAAGACTCAAATTAAATGGGCAACGTGCGGAAGGAGAGATCAGAATGTCTGAATTGATAAAAGCTATAGTCGAGAAAAGATTTAACGAACAAGTTGGTCGCAGAGAGAAAGAGTTCGACAACAGTTACTTCAGCAAAAGGTACCGCAAAGCTTCAGAGCGTTACATGAGGTTGGAAAAAAAAGTAGCAGCGATATTGCCTAAAGAACTGTTTCATCAATATGATGAAATTAACGCAGAATTAGATGCGATAGAGCAAGAGAAAATGTATATTAAGGGTATAACGGACGGTTTTCATTTGGCATTCTTTTTGCTCCCTGGTATCAACGACAACAGCGATAATTAAACCCAAAAACCCCCTGCGGCAACGCAGGGGGTTTTTGGGTTTAATTGGTTTTAAGGAAAAAAAAAAAAAACAACCGAGAGTAAAGTAATCAGCCGAAGCGGCGCCCAAAGCATCGTTCAAACATCAGCATGTATAAGGAGAGTGGTTTTTTGACAGAAACAAAAACACTTAAGCGCGGAGAAATCAACGGCGTGCCAGCGTTCCGGCTAACAAACCAAGAACAGGAAATCCGCATAATTTCCATCGAAGACATCATCCAGATTAATTTTTCTCTTGCCGACCGGAAAGAAATTGCAACCCTCATGTGGCAAAGACTCCGCGCGCTGGGCGCTGAAGAAATCTCAAACGACGCAGTCTTCATCGAAAAAGGCGATATCACGTATATTTTCTACCGGCCAAAACGCCGCTAAAACATACCCGCTTCGGCTGTCAACAAACTTTTGTCGCCCCCGGTTAAAGCCGGGGGTTTTCTTATTTTAAACAAAAACTCATGCAGGCGCTAAAAAAGCAAACCTGCTCCAAAACCATAGCCG is drawn from Dehalococcoidia bacterium and contains these coding sequences:
- a CDS encoding Fic family protein, whose amino-acid sequence is MPKSNVQWEPKFTITPVIAKHLMEIEAAKVAVEHTPLPVSVEAKLRQQARVRSSHYSTYIEGNRLTVNEAGAVIENQKLAIEGKRHDVSEVRNYWAALLFVEECAAKKITLTEELIRKLHAIVEKGKRARQTPYRDGQNVIRNSISGSITYLPPEAADIPPLMSGLAAWVKQAEKDNIPIPLIAALIHYQFVTIHPFYDGNGRTARLLATFILHRRGYGLNGFFSLEEHHAKDLNSYYRALIVHPHHNYYMGRSKADLTGWVEYFTGVLAKVFTEAKNEAIRLSKENIPPEPEQIRSLDRRARIILGLFSGNEEITSADVASALGLSQRTARELIKEWVQQGMLVPETASNKNRRYRLSAIYRQHIGNLSAI
- a CDS encoding reverse transcriptase-like protein, with product MIVVYCDGLCEPLNPGGTATYGWVAYRDGQKLREDCAMVCSGPEATNNVAEYSAVIFALKWLLENGRESEKIVVCSDSQLCIYQLTGDYAVRSGRIRPLYEQARALARKFKFLEFRWVPREENKEADALSRKAYAGAAKSSREEKANALLKNVERLDCTQYRVRSQNGSRTYLVDTSVPACTCPDFLGRCLKAGIKCKHILAAEKAAE